A single region of the Vicia villosa cultivar HV-30 ecotype Madison, WI linkage group LG4, Vvil1.0, whole genome shotgun sequence genome encodes:
- the LOC131599636 gene encoding probable purine permease 4: protein MITTVKNDFDDIDMESIDQESGEETTHLDLSSSSFNNKTMLKLHHLHADEKSTINKRYIPLLIINYLLLFLGSLSSSLLSKYYFIHKGSSRWVSTWVQSSGFPLLIIPIFSPYYLFQSTTRKPFSDFNPKMITLSVSIGVMLGINNLFFSWGNSYLPVSTSALLLSSNLVFNLVLSVIIVKQKLTFSNLNCVMLLTLSSILLALDSSHEKPTGVKKKEYFIGFFCTIGAGLLFALYLPVMEMVYKKVYCYEMVMEMQVIMEIAATVLATAGMVWDGGFSEMKRESEEVFDKGSRVYWVTVMGNVVTWQFCFMGTAGMVFLTSSLTGGICMTALLSMNVLGGVLVFRDEFGGVKAVSTVLCMWGFCSYVWGMYVKMLEEKGRMRNQKEDSTEMIYIGNHHDMM, encoded by the coding sequence ATGATAACAACTGTGAAGAATGATTTTGATGACATTGACATGGAATCCATTGATCAAGAAAGTGGAGAAGAAACTACTCATCTAGATCTATCAAGTTCCTCCTTCAACAACAAGACAATGCTGAAGCTGCACCATCTGCATGCAGATGAAAAGTCCACCATTAACAAAAGGTACATACCCCTTTTGATAATCAACTATCTTCTCCTCTTTCTAGGCTCACTTTCTTCAAGTTTACTCTCTAAATACTATTTCATCCACAAAGGTTCAAGTAGATGGGTTTCAACTTGGGTTCAATCTTCTGGTTTTCCTCTCTTAATCATCCCTATTTTCTCACCTTATTATCTCTTTCAGTCCACAACAAGAAAACCCTTTTCTGATTTCAACCCAAAGATGATAACTTTATCGGTTTCTATTGGTGTTATGTTGGGAATCAATAACCTTTTCTTCTCATGGGGAAATTCATATCTTCCTGTTTCAACTTCTGCTTTGTTGTTATCTTCAAACCTTGTTTTCAATCTTGTTCTCTCTGTCATCATTGTGAAGCAAAAACTAACCTTTTCGAATCTCAACTGCGTGATGCTTCTTACATTAAGCTCAATCCTTCTAGCATTGGATTCTAGTCATGAAAAGCCAACCGGGGTGAAGAAAAAAGAGTACTTTATCGGATTCTTCTGCACGATCGGTGCCGGGTTGTTGTTTGCTTTGTATCTACCAGTGATGGAGATGGTTTATAAAAAAGTTTACTGCTACGAAATGGTGATGGAAATGCAGGTTATAATGGAGATTGCAGCGACGGTTTTAGCGACGGCGGGAATGGTCTGGGACGGAGGATTTTCTGAGATGAAGAGGGAAAGTGAGGAAGTGTTTGATAAGGGGAGTAGGGTTTATTGGGTGACGGTTATGGGGAATGTGGTGACGTGGCAGTTTTGTTTCATGGGGACTGCTGGGATGGTGTTTTTGACATCTTCATTGACTGGAGGGATTTGTATGACAGCATTGTTGTCTATGAATGTGTTGGGTGGTGTTTTGGTTTTTAGAGATGAGTTTGGTGGTGTTAAGGCTGTTTCAACTGTTTTGTGCATGTGGGGATTTTGTTCTTATGTTTGGGGTATGTATGTTAAGATGTTGGAAGAGAAAGGGAGAATGAGGAACCAGAAGGAGGATTCTACTGAGATGATTTATATAGGGAATCATCATGATATGATGTGA